The nucleotide sequence TAAAAAATTCATATCAAAGGGATTTATTTATTCACTTCTAAAAATATGGAATTCAAAATCTAAGGTTAAACAATTGTCTATTTATGATGAAAAATCATGGAATAATAATATTTTTGAAAAAAAATCCACGAAAGCTTTTGTTCCATTGTTGATGTATAAATTAAGATTAATTAATGATAAAGATATTCGTGATGATTTAGCTAAAAAAGGAATTAAATACATGCCATGGATTAAACTTCCAGTTTCATGGTCTAGTTTGAGATTAAGGTGATAAAATGCCTAATGGTAGAAATAATAGAAATAATAGGAATAATAATTCAGATATGGAAATAAAAGAGGTTATTAGTCAAATAGGATCTTTTAATCAATTAAAAGATATTGAAATGAAAAAATTAGTTGATGATAAAAACGGTTTTGCATATAAAATTGCTAAATATTCAAAAAATGAAAATATTAAAACAAATCAATTAAGAAAGTTTTTTGGTGCTATTCGAAAGATGGAAAGTGAAGAGTCTTGGGAAAAAATTGAACCAGAATTTTACTTACTTAAACCAAGAATGGCTGTTGGTGTTGGGAGAAATACTATTAAAAAACCATTTTACAATGTAATTGTTGCAGCTATGAATAAAGTTAATGTTGGAAGCGATGAAGATAAATTAGAAAATTTTAAAATTTTCGTTGAATTTTTTGAAGCTATTGTAGCTTATCATAAGTTTTTAGGAGGAGATTAAGAATGTTTATAGAAAATTATGTAATTGGTGGAACTATTTTATGTAAAACAGGTCTTCACATTGGTGGTTCAAGTGATAATATTGATATTGGGGGGTCTGATAATCCTGTAATTAGAGATAGTGTTTCTGGTCTTCCATATATTCCAGGTTCTTCTCTTAAAGGTAAACTCAGATCTCTTTTAGAGTTAAGTGATAAAAAATCTGCAGAAAGTGTTATTAGAAACAGAGGAAAAGTTGCAACTGATAAAACTTGTATTGCTTCTAAATTATTTGGAGTATCTGCAGAACAAGGTAACACTGAGTTAAAATTCCCTACAAGAACAATTGTCCGTGATTCATATCCAACCGAGGAAACATTAGAATTATGGAGAGAATCTCAAGATTTATTAAACGGTACAGAATTAAAATATGAAAACACTATTAATAGAATAGATTCATCTGCAAACCCAAGAAATATTGAAAGAGTACCTAAAAACTCTAGATTTTCTTTTGAAATAATTTTCTCAAAGTACGAAGATGATGATGTAAATATTATTAAACTTTTAGAAGCAATTAAATTACTTGAAGATAATTATCTTGGAGGATCTGGAAGTCGAGGATTTGGTCAAGTAGTATTTGAAAATATTAGTATTTCTAAAAGAAATGTTGAATATTATGTAGAAGATAGCAAAGAAGATGTTATTATTGAAAATAGTACAATAAAAGAAGCTATTGAAGCAGTTAGAAATTAAGGGGGCAAAATAATGTTGGTTTATATTAAACCGTTATCTATGTTTCCTAAACTACATTCAGATACATTATTTGGTGCTTTAACCTCAGCTATTAATGAATTATTTCCAGATAAAATTGATGAAATGATAAGCGAATTTAAAAATTCTAATCCTCCATTTTTAATTTCATCAACATTTCCATTTATAGATATTAATGGTGATAAAAAAAGATTTTTACCAAAAATTATATTAAATACAGATTTTGGCGAAGTTAAGAATGTTAATCTAATTAAGGAGTATAAAAAAGTAGATTACCTAGAAGAGGAAATATTTTTGGACATTATTAATGGGAAGTTATCTGAAGTTGATATTTTAAATAATTTTGATAATTATCATAAGCTTGGTAATTTATTAATGAAAAAAGATTATGATATGGAAATTATATCTAAAAAAAATATTTTACCTAATAATAGTGTTAATCGTTTAACTAATGAAACTGAAGCTATATTTTATAGTGAAGGTCTTGAATTTGGTAATTTAGCTTTGTTTTTCTTTGTTGAAATTTTAAATGATGAATACGATAATATTATAAAATCAGCTATTAAATTTCTAAAAGACCGTGGATTTGGAAAAGATATTTCAACTGGAAAAGGCCAATTTGATTATGAACTTGAAGATATAGCTTTAAATAATTTACATGGAAATACTGGTGATAAATTTATAACCTTATCAAGATTCATTCCAACGGGTGATGATTTAGGAAAAATAATTGCCGATGCTAATTATGAAATAGGCTCAAAAAGAGGTAGGGATAAATCTGGAGAAATCAGAAAACAAGTTAGATTTTTCAAAGAAGGTTCTACCTTTAGAAACTCAAAAGAAATCTATGGTCAAATTGTGGATTCTGGTAAAATCGCATCAGCTATTGAATATGGGTATGCATTTGCACTAAAATATAATGAGGGAGTATAATGAGTGATATTAAAAAATATAAAATTGATATAAAAACATTATCTCCAGTTCATATTGGTTCTGGTGAAAGCTATACTGCTGCAGAGTATGTTTCAGGAAAAGCAAAAGGAAAAAATGGTTCAATTCCGATATTTAAAAGAATAAACTTATCAAAATATTTTTTATCTTTAGATGATGATAAAAAGGATGATTTAATTAGTAATTTATCTAATCAGAATTTTTCTTTAAAATCTTTTGATGATAAAATATCTAATGATTTTAAACTTTATTTATCTTATGATAGGTGTAAAGAAGAAATTAAACCAAGTCAAGAAATTGAAGAGAATATTAAAACATTAAATGAATTGTATATTCCAGGATCGTCTCTTAAAGGAGCCATTAAGAGTGCACTACTTTATAATTCAATTTCCAGAAACGATGTTCCAAAAATTGTTAGGGATGTTATTAACAGGGGGCGAGTTAATAGATGGGATTATGAAAGATTTATTAATGATATTTTTTCATCAGATACACTTAGAAATAAAGCTCAAGGAAGTATAATGAAGTTTATGCAAATTGCAGATTCAAATACTGCTAAAGTCCCAGCTGTTTATGATGTTGTTTCTGTAATGGCAAATGAAAGAGGTCAAAATCAATTATATAAGCGAGGAACAATTGTTAGAAGTTTTTTAGAAACCATTCCTCCTAATAAAAAACTCGAAACAACATTAACAACAAACTTTAATGATGAAACTTATGCACATCTAAATCTTAGAGGAAAAAATAAGTTTTTAGATATTTCTC is from Methanobrevibacter oralis and encodes:
- the csm2 gene encoding type III-A CRISPR-associated protein Csm2, which produces MPNGRNNRNNRNNNSDMEIKEVISQIGSFNQLKDIEMKKLVDDKNGFAYKIAKYSKNENIKTNQLRKFFGAIRKMESEESWEKIEPEFYLLKPRMAVGVGRNTIKKPFYNVIVAAMNKVNVGSDEDKLENFKIFVEFFEAIVAYHKFLGGD
- the csm3 gene encoding type III-A CRISPR-associated RAMP protein Csm3, with the translated sequence MFIENYVIGGTILCKTGLHIGGSSDNIDIGGSDNPVIRDSVSGLPYIPGSSLKGKLRSLLELSDKKSAESVIRNRGKVATDKTCIASKLFGVSAEQGNTELKFPTRTIVRDSYPTEETLELWRESQDLLNGTELKYENTINRIDSSANPRNIERVPKNSRFSFEIIFSKYEDDDVNIIKLLEAIKLLEDNYLGGSGSRGFGQVVFENISISKRNVEYYVEDSKEDVIIENSTIKEAIEAVRN
- the csm4 gene encoding type III-A CRISPR-associated RAMP protein Csm4 → MLVYIKPLSMFPKLHSDTLFGALTSAINELFPDKIDEMISEFKNSNPPFLISSTFPFIDINGDKKRFLPKIILNTDFGEVKNVNLIKEYKKVDYLEEEIFLDIINGKLSEVDILNNFDNYHKLGNLLMKKDYDMEIISKKNILPNNSVNRLTNETEAIFYSEGLEFGNLALFFFVEILNDEYDNIIKSAIKFLKDRGFGKDISTGKGQFDYELEDIALNNLHGNTGDKFITLSRFIPTGDDLGKIIADANYEIGSKRGRDKSGEIRKQVRFFKEGSTFRNSKEIYGQIVDSGKIASAIEYGYAFALKYNEGV
- the csm5 gene encoding type III-A CRISPR-associated RAMP protein Csm5, with product MSDIKKYKIDIKTLSPVHIGSGESYTAAEYVSGKAKGKNGSIPIFKRINLSKYFLSLDDDKKDDLISNLSNQNFSLKSFDDKISNDFKLYLSYDRCKEEIKPSQEIEENIKTLNELYIPGSSLKGAIKSALLYNSISRNDVPKIVRDVINRGRVNRWDYERFINDIFSSDTLRNKAQGSIMKFMQIADSNTAKVPAVYDVVSVMANERGQNQLYKRGTIVRSFLETIPPNKKLETTLTTNFNDETYAHLNLRGKNKFLDISHIKKSIYKFSKAYIDYELEFSKKYRINYLEKFYKSIKDKNTIDTPLLKIGAGSGFLATTIALKIKEYDEYKFEDYFERVRVATSGNSYNFEYPKSRKVISKGGKPLGWVQLTFEE